The bacterium genome includes a region encoding these proteins:
- a CDS encoding sigma-70 family RNA polymerase sigma factor — YDGVFRFLRPLCRGDAARAADAAQEAFRRAWEALGRFEGRSSFATWVCRIAYNVVVDEARRPAPLPLEDPEDGAPFDPPDEGGTLPDEDAARAEESAALRRAVRRLPEELRFAVAARYWAEARLEEIAAVEGITEAAVRKRIKRALELLAEALESGA, encoded by the coding sequence TACGACGGCGTCTTCCGCTTCCTGCGCCCGCTCTGCCGCGGCGACGCGGCGCGCGCGGCCGATGCCGCGCAGGAGGCGTTCCGACGCGCCTGGGAGGCGCTGGGGCGGTTCGAAGGGCGCTCCAGCTTCGCGACGTGGGTCTGCCGCATCGCCTACAACGTGGTCGTGGACGAGGCGCGGCGGCCGGCGCCGCTGCCGCTCGAAGATCCCGAGGACGGAGCGCCGTTCGACCCGCCGGACGAAGGCGGAACGCTTCCCGACGAGGACGCGGCCCGCGCCGAGGAGTCGGCCGCGCTGCGGCGCGCGGTGCGGCGCCTGCCGGAGGAACTGCGATTCGCGGTCGCCGCCCGCTACTGGGCGGAGGCGCGGCTCGAGGAGATCGCCGCCGTCGAGGGGATCACCGAGGCGGCGGTGCGGAAGAGGATCAAGCGGGCGCTCGAGCTCTTGGCCGAGGCGCTGGAGT